In the genome of Monodelphis domestica isolate mMonDom1 chromosome 2, mMonDom1.pri, whole genome shotgun sequence, one region contains:
- the C1QTNF1 gene encoding complement C1q tumor necrosis factor-related protein 1 isoform X3, producing the protein MYQPMPMPQINITILKGEKGDRGERGLQGKFGKTGSIGARGQVGPKGQKGTMGAPGDRCKNHYAAFSVGRKKPLHSNDYYQTLIFDMEFVNLYSHFNMFTGKFYCYVPGIYFFSLNVHTWNQKETYLHIMKNDAEVVILYAQVSDRSIMQSQSLMLELQEQDEVWVRLFKGERENAIFSDEFDTYITFNGYLIKHNAEP; encoded by the exons ATGTACCAGCCAATGCCAATGCCTCAGATCAATATCACTATCTTAAAAG GTGAAAAGGGtgatagaggagagagaggtcTCCAAGGAAAATTTGGCAAAACAGGTTCAATAGGTGCCAGAGGTCAAGTTGGACCAAAGGGACAGAAGGGCACAATGGGGGCTCCTGGAGACCGATGTAAGAACCACTATGCTGCCTTCTCAGTGGGACGGAAGAAGCCCTTGCACAGCAATGATTACTACCAGACGCTGATTTTTGACATGGAATTTGTCAACCTCTACAGTCACTTCAACATGTTCACAGGTAAATTCTACTGCTACGTGCCTGGCATCTACTTCTTTAGCCTCAATGTGCACACCTGGAACCAGAAGGAAACTTATCTCCATATCATGAAGAATGATGCTGAAGTGGTGATACTATATGCCCAGGTGAGCGACCGAAGCATCATGCAGAGCCAGAGCCTGATGTTGGAGCTTCAGGAACAGGATGAGGTGTGGGTACGGCTCTTCAAGGGAGAGCGAGAGAATGCCATCTTCAGTGATGAGTTTGACACCTACATCACCTTTAATGGGTATCTGATCAAACACAATGCTGAGCCATAA
- the C1QTNF1 gene encoding complement C1q tumor necrosis factor-related protein 1 isoform X1 — MPVFCSLTVWEQGKMIGSYKLKFIFGSCLLLTLISCDTALGWASQKQQLQQDQEMIQEKVKVEDLPPPLLDPTEKVEDDHEKNNPSLEEQTSASKCFRCCDSGYPMYQPMPMPQINITILKGEKGDRGERGLQGKFGKTGSIGARGQVGPKGQKGTMGAPGDRCKNHYAAFSVGRKKPLHSNDYYQTLIFDMEFVNLYSHFNMFTGKFYCYVPGIYFFSLNVHTWNQKETYLHIMKNDAEVVILYAQVSDRSIMQSQSLMLELQEQDEVWVRLFKGERENAIFSDEFDTYITFNGYLIKHNAEP; from the exons AGCAAGGAAAAATGATTGGCTCCTACAAATTGAAGTTCATTTTTGGATCTTGCCTGCTGCTGACTCTCATCTCATGTGACACAGCATTGGGCTGGGCATCACAGAAGCAGCAACTCCAGCAGGACCAGGAGATGATTCAGGAAAAGGTTAAGGTGGAGGATCTACCACCACCATTGCTGGATCCCACTGAAAA GGTTGAAGATGACCATGAAAAGAACAACCCCAGCCTGGAAGAACAGACTTCTGCCTCTAAATGTTTCCGCTGTTGTGACTCTGGCTACCCCATGTACCAGCCAATGCCAATGCCTCAGATCAATATCACTATCTTAAAAG GTGAAAAGGGtgatagaggagagagaggtcTCCAAGGAAAATTTGGCAAAACAGGTTCAATAGGTGCCAGAGGTCAAGTTGGACCAAAGGGACAGAAGGGCACAATGGGGGCTCCTGGAGACCGATGTAAGAACCACTATGCTGCCTTCTCAGTGGGACGGAAGAAGCCCTTGCACAGCAATGATTACTACCAGACGCTGATTTTTGACATGGAATTTGTCAACCTCTACAGTCACTTCAACATGTTCACAGGTAAATTCTACTGCTACGTGCCTGGCATCTACTTCTTTAGCCTCAATGTGCACACCTGGAACCAGAAGGAAACTTATCTCCATATCATGAAGAATGATGCTGAAGTGGTGATACTATATGCCCAGGTGAGCGACCGAAGCATCATGCAGAGCCAGAGCCTGATGTTGGAGCTTCAGGAACAGGATGAGGTGTGGGTACGGCTCTTCAAGGGAGAGCGAGAGAATGCCATCTTCAGTGATGAGTTTGACACCTACATCACCTTTAATGGGTATCTGATCAAACACAATGCTGAGCCATAA
- the C1QTNF1 gene encoding complement C1q tumor necrosis factor-related protein 1 isoform X2: MIGSYKLKFIFGSCLLLTLISCDTALGWASQKQQLQQDQEMIQEKVKVEDLPPPLLDPTEKVEDDHEKNNPSLEEQTSASKCFRCCDSGYPMYQPMPMPQINITILKGEKGDRGERGLQGKFGKTGSIGARGQVGPKGQKGTMGAPGDRCKNHYAAFSVGRKKPLHSNDYYQTLIFDMEFVNLYSHFNMFTGKFYCYVPGIYFFSLNVHTWNQKETYLHIMKNDAEVVILYAQVSDRSIMQSQSLMLELQEQDEVWVRLFKGERENAIFSDEFDTYITFNGYLIKHNAEP, translated from the exons ATGATTGGCTCCTACAAATTGAAGTTCATTTTTGGATCTTGCCTGCTGCTGACTCTCATCTCATGTGACACAGCATTGGGCTGGGCATCACAGAAGCAGCAACTCCAGCAGGACCAGGAGATGATTCAGGAAAAGGTTAAGGTGGAGGATCTACCACCACCATTGCTGGATCCCACTGAAAA GGTTGAAGATGACCATGAAAAGAACAACCCCAGCCTGGAAGAACAGACTTCTGCCTCTAAATGTTTCCGCTGTTGTGACTCTGGCTACCCCATGTACCAGCCAATGCCAATGCCTCAGATCAATATCACTATCTTAAAAG GTGAAAAGGGtgatagaggagagagaggtcTCCAAGGAAAATTTGGCAAAACAGGTTCAATAGGTGCCAGAGGTCAAGTTGGACCAAAGGGACAGAAGGGCACAATGGGGGCTCCTGGAGACCGATGTAAGAACCACTATGCTGCCTTCTCAGTGGGACGGAAGAAGCCCTTGCACAGCAATGATTACTACCAGACGCTGATTTTTGACATGGAATTTGTCAACCTCTACAGTCACTTCAACATGTTCACAGGTAAATTCTACTGCTACGTGCCTGGCATCTACTTCTTTAGCCTCAATGTGCACACCTGGAACCAGAAGGAAACTTATCTCCATATCATGAAGAATGATGCTGAAGTGGTGATACTATATGCCCAGGTGAGCGACCGAAGCATCATGCAGAGCCAGAGCCTGATGTTGGAGCTTCAGGAACAGGATGAGGTGTGGGTACGGCTCTTCAAGGGAGAGCGAGAGAATGCCATCTTCAGTGATGAGTTTGACACCTACATCACCTTTAATGGGTATCTGATCAAACACAATGCTGAGCCATAA